From a single Hymenobacter sp. YIM 151500-1 genomic region:
- a CDS encoding type IIL restriction-modification enzyme MmeI: MGFRQITTQKTIEDAAHPGSTLADLYDPLAMPADLRAAHRHLDRLVDRLYLRRPFRHDTERVQRLFEKYAELSAPLAPAAAPAARAHRRRSA; encoded by the coding sequence TTGGGTTTTCGGCAAATTACTACACAAAAGACGATAGAAGATGCCGCCCACCCCGGCAGCACCCTGGCCGACCTCTACGACCCGCTGGCCATGCCCGCCGACCTGCGCGCCGCCCACCGCCACCTCGACCGCCTCGTGGACCGCCTCTACCTGCGCCGCCCCTTCCGCCACGATACCGAGCGGGTGCAGCGTCTGTTCGAGAAATACGCCGAACTGAGCGCCCCCCTGGCCCCGGCCGCCGCACCCGCCGCCCGCGCCCACCGCCGGCGCAGCGCATAG